One window of Paludibacter propionicigenes WB4 genomic DNA carries:
- the recJ gene encoding single-stranded-DNA-specific exonuclease RecJ has translation MINTWIYRTLTEQQRETQNKLAEELSISPILSQLLVQRDILTFEEARSFFRPDLSNLHDPFLMADMHNAVNRLTKAMQKNEKILIYGDYDVDGTTSVALVYKFLKQFYRNVAFYIPDRYNEGYGISIQGIDFAADNDFKLIIALDCGIKAVEKVRYALEKGVDFIICDHHTPDAVLPPAVAVLDPKRADCTYPYKHLSGCGVGFKLMQAFAITNNIDFSQLTPLLDLLALSIASDIVPITGENRILAFYGLKQINSNPSIGLQGILEVCGLKDKEITISDIVFKIGPRINASGRMKLASEAVELLVSSDYLFVKEKSDTINEYNNDRKDLDKNITDEAIALIGADKRYLDRKSIVVHKPDWHKGVIGIVASRLSEEYYKPSIVLTNSNGFASGSARSVSGFDIYKAIDSCRDLLENFGGHMYAAGLSMKEENIPAFTERFEKFVAENILKEQTYPQIDIDAVLEFKDITPKFFRVLKQFGPFGPGNMKPIFVSKNVLDYGTSRLVGKEQEHLKLELVDSSSENVMNGIAFRMHEYNDHLKALNPLDICYTIEENSFNGNTSIQLMIRDIKVVEK, from the coding sequence ATGATAAATACCTGGATTTACAGAACCCTTACCGAACAACAACGTGAAACACAAAACAAGTTAGCAGAAGAATTGAGTATCAGTCCTATACTGTCACAATTGTTAGTTCAGCGAGATATTCTGACTTTTGAAGAAGCGCGTAGTTTTTTTCGTCCCGATCTGAGTAATTTGCATGACCCGTTTCTGATGGCCGACATGCATAATGCAGTAAACAGACTCACGAAGGCAATGCAGAAGAATGAGAAAATTCTCATTTATGGTGATTACGATGTAGATGGAACAACATCTGTAGCGTTGGTTTATAAGTTTTTGAAGCAATTTTACCGGAACGTTGCTTTTTATATTCCCGACCGTTATAACGAAGGTTATGGCATTTCTATTCAGGGAATTGATTTTGCGGCTGATAATGACTTCAAGTTGATTATCGCCTTGGATTGCGGAATCAAAGCAGTGGAGAAGGTGAGATATGCCTTGGAAAAAGGTGTGGATTTCATTATCTGCGACCATCATACCCCCGATGCAGTTTTACCTCCTGCGGTAGCCGTTTTAGACCCTAAAAGAGCTGATTGTACCTATCCTTACAAGCATCTTTCGGGTTGTGGAGTTGGATTTAAATTGATGCAGGCTTTTGCTATTACCAACAACATTGACTTTTCGCAACTTACTCCATTGCTTGATTTGCTGGCTTTGAGCATTGCCTCTGATATAGTTCCCATCACAGGCGAGAATAGAATTCTAGCATTTTATGGATTGAAGCAAATTAATTCTAACCCAAGTATCGGGCTACAGGGAATTTTGGAAGTTTGTGGGCTGAAGGACAAAGAAATAACCATAAGTGACATTGTTTTCAAAATTGGTCCCCGTATCAATGCTTCTGGAAGGATGAAGCTGGCTTCGGAAGCTGTAGAGTTGCTTGTGTCGAGCGATTATCTGTTTGTAAAAGAAAAAAGTGATACAATAAACGAGTATAACAACGACCGAAAAGACTTAGACAAGAATATCACTGATGAGGCTATTGCGCTTATCGGAGCTGACAAGCGATATCTTGATAGAAAATCAATAGTGGTGCATAAACCCGATTGGCATAAAGGCGTTATTGGAATTGTAGCTTCTAGATTGTCCGAAGAGTACTATAAACCAAGCATTGTGCTAACCAATTCCAACGGATTTGCTTCCGGATCGGCCAGATCGGTTTCGGGTTTTGATATTTATAAGGCCATTGATTCGTGCCGCGACTTGCTTGAGAACTTTGGTGGGCACATGTATGCTGCAGGTTTATCGATGAAGGAAGAAAACATTCCGGCATTTACCGAACGATTCGAAAAATTTGTGGCAGAGAATATTCTGAAGGAGCAAACTTATCCTCAGATAGATATCGATGCTGTGTTGGAGTTCAAAGATATTACTCCTAAGTTTTTCAGGGTTCTGAAACAGTTTGGTCCGTTCGGTCCGGGAAATATGAAACCGATATTTGTGTCGAAAAATGTGTTGGACTATGGAACCAGTCGATTGGTTGGAAAAGAGCAGGAGCATTTAAAACTTGAGTTGGTTGACTCCAGTTCGGAGAATGTGATGAACGGCATTGCTTTCCGTATGCATGAGTACAACGATCATTTGAAAGCGCTCAATCCGCTGGATATATGTTACACAATAGAAGAAAATTCGTTTAATGGAAATACTTCTATCCAGCTGATGATAAGAGATATAAAAGTTGTTGAGAAATAA
- a CDS encoding AI-2E family transporter, with translation MKRISKPFTFDRVVRIVIGLTVLILLFLLLNRLSGVLLPFLVAWLLAYLLQPIVKLFQHKLRFKSRVLSIIATLILFFGSIIGLISILAPIVSLEVQKLSQLIGAFSKTIDVNTFIPAAWQDEIKYYLTHLDFQTLLKDQNIMEGFKKLAPGLWSFINGSLDFVMGFSVIVIVFLYLVFILLDYEKITSGFYGIIPPKYKTLITEILSDLESGMNRYFRGQALIALIVAILFVIGFSIIQLPLAIILGLLIGALTLVPYLKALALIPCGVMGLLQAAETGRNFGSILLGIAIVFTVIQVIEDMVLTPKIMGKVTGLNPAVILLSLSVWGSLMGMVGMIIALPMTTLMISYYKRFVLNDEDEIQTNNPEDLKPEETTM, from the coding sequence ATGAAGAGAATTTCAAAACCTTTTACTTTCGATCGGGTTGTACGAATAGTTATTGGCTTAACGGTACTTATATTGCTTTTTCTTCTGTTAAACAGATTAAGTGGTGTGTTGTTACCATTTTTGGTGGCATGGCTATTAGCATACTTATTACAACCGATTGTAAAACTATTCCAACACAAACTCAGGTTCAAAAGCCGGGTTTTGTCAATTATTGCAACTCTTATATTATTTTTCGGTTCAATAATAGGCCTAATCTCTATCCTGGCTCCTATTGTTAGCCTTGAAGTTCAGAAACTATCGCAACTAATCGGCGCGTTCAGCAAGACGATTGATGTAAACACATTTATCCCAGCAGCCTGGCAAGATGAGATTAAGTATTATCTCACACATCTAGACTTTCAGACATTACTAAAAGACCAGAACATAATGGAGGGATTTAAAAAATTAGCACCGGGTTTGTGGAGCTTTATTAATGGATCGCTGGATTTCGTCATGGGTTTCTCCGTGATTGTTATCGTTTTTCTTTATCTGGTTTTCATATTACTTGATTACGAAAAAATAACCTCCGGATTTTATGGCATCATTCCTCCCAAATACAAAACACTGATAACCGAAATCCTATCTGATCTGGAATCCGGAATGAACCGTTATTTCAGAGGACAGGCTTTAATTGCACTAATTGTCGCTATTTTGTTTGTCATTGGGTTTAGCATCATCCAGTTACCTTTGGCCATTATACTCGGTTTGCTTATTGGTGCACTCACTTTGGTTCCCTATCTGAAAGCTTTGGCGCTGATTCCGTGCGGTGTAATGGGACTGCTTCAAGCTGCCGAAACCGGTCGAAACTTTGGTTCCATCCTGCTAGGTATAGCTATTGTTTTCACGGTCATTCAGGTTATTGAAGATATGGTTCTAACACCAAAAATTATGGGAAAAGTAACAGGACTTAATCCGGCAGTTATTCTGTTGTCTTTGTCTGTATGGGGATCGCTAATGGGAATGGTGGGAATGATTATAGCATTGCCCATGACAACGCTGATGATTTCGTATTATAAACGTTTCGTGCTCAACGACGAGGATGAAATTCAAACGAATAACCCCGAGGATTTAAAACCCGAAGAAACTACCATGTAA
- a CDS encoding thymidine kinase, whose product MIYSERNHPIQQKRGSIEVICGSMFSGKTEELIRRLKRANFAKQRVEIFKPKIDTRYSEDEVVSHDKTAIRSTPVESSGSILLMSGDVDVIGIDEAQFFDEGLVDVCTQLANQGIRVIIAGLDMDFKGVPFGPMPALCAIAEDVFKVHAICVRCGALAYVSHRLVDSDKRVLLGEMTEYEPICRDCYNASKHQE is encoded by the coding sequence ATGATTTATTCTGAAAGAAACCATCCCATTCAACAAAAACGTGGAAGTATCGAAGTGATTTGCGGCTCCATGTTTTCCGGCAAAACGGAAGAGTTGATTCGGCGGTTGAAACGAGCTAATTTTGCCAAACAACGTGTAGAGATTTTTAAACCTAAAATTGACACGCGTTACTCCGAAGATGAAGTCGTTTCTCATGATAAAACAGCAATTCGTTCTACTCCGGTTGAGTCTTCAGGCAGCATTTTACTCATGTCGGGCGATGTAGATGTTATTGGCATTGATGAAGCTCAGTTCTTTGACGAAGGGTTGGTAGATGTATGTACACAACTGGCCAATCAGGGAATAAGAGTCATTATCGCCGGTCTGGATATGGATTTTAAGGGAGTTCCGTTTGGGCCTATGCCTGCCTTATGCGCCATTGCCGAAGATGTTTTTAAAGTTCACGCCATTTGTGTGAGGTGTGGTGCATTGGCTTACGTGTCGCACCGGCTTGTAGACAGCGACAAGCGCGTACTGCTGGGCGAAATGACTGAATACGAACCAATATGCAGAGATTGTTATAACGCAAGTAAACATCAAGAATAA
- the rsmI gene encoding 16S rRNA (cytidine(1402)-2'-O)-methyltransferase has protein sequence MSNTGKTSVDHEKAGAKLYVVPTPIGNLEDMTFRAIRILKIADLILAEDTRTSGFLLKHFEIKTPMQSHHKFNEHKTVETIVQRIKSGQTIALISDAGTPAISDPGFLVVRQCVENGIEVECLPGATAFVPALVASGLPNDRFCFEGFLPQKKGRQTKIHDLSTEKRTMIFYESPFRLVKTLTQLAEVFGAERRASVSREISKIFEETQRGTLAELQQYFTEHNPKGEIVLIVAGLEE, from the coding sequence ATGAGCAATACAGGCAAAACGTCGGTCGATCACGAAAAAGCAGGAGCAAAACTGTATGTGGTTCCAACTCCCATTGGTAATCTGGAAGATATGACGTTTCGTGCCATTCGGATACTTAAGATTGCAGATTTGATTCTGGCAGAAGATACACGCACCAGCGGATTTCTGCTTAAGCATTTCGAAATAAAGACTCCGATGCAATCTCACCACAAGTTTAACGAACATAAAACCGTTGAAACCATAGTTCAACGCATTAAAAGCGGACAAACGATAGCCCTGATTTCGGATGCAGGAACTCCAGCTATTTCCGATCCGGGTTTTCTGGTGGTGCGTCAATGTGTGGAAAATGGAATAGAAGTGGAATGTTTGCCCGGAGCTACTGCTTTTGTGCCGGCTTTGGTTGCTTCCGGTTTGCCCAACGACAGATTTTGTTTTGAGGGTTTTTTGCCACAGAAAAAAGGACGCCAGACGAAAATACACGATTTATCAACCGAGAAAAGAACGATGATTTTTTATGAATCGCCTTTCCGTTTGGTGAAAACTCTGACGCAACTGGCCGAAGTATTCGGTGCCGAAAGAAGAGCATCCGTATCGCGCGAAATTTCCAAGATTTTTGAAGAAACTCAACGGGGAACGCTGGCCGAGTTGCAGCAATATTTTACCGAACATAATCCTAAAGGTGAAATTGTGCTAATTGTTGCAGGATTAGAAGAATAA
- a CDS encoding coiled-coil domain-containing protein — protein MKLVPFSLLISLVVLTSCGKQSSEYKRLQAQNDSLMNAKLKLQEEVDGYFSAMNQIEQNIEKIKNTENVISIQPVGKELADDQRTKINEDMMYLNDMLQANKDELARLKSKIKKSAFRSAELERTILRITKALEEETSKVALLQAELAKKDSLIVNLDTKVNELGKNVEDLTNENKSKESKIKEQDEVIHTAWYVFGTRTELKQQHIITSDGLFSQQRVLQRDFNKNYFVRIDARNTKSIPLYSSRAKILTNHPKSSYTLEKENGNFVLLIVDTDEFWSISRYLVVEVE, from the coding sequence ATGAAATTAGTTCCTTTTTCTTTGCTTATTTCTCTTGTAGTGCTCACTTCGTGTGGCAAACAATCATCCGAATATAAAAGGCTGCAAGCTCAAAACGATTCGCTGATGAACGCAAAACTTAAACTTCAGGAAGAAGTTGACGGTTACTTCTCTGCCATGAACCAGATTGAGCAAAACATTGAAAAGATCAAGAATACGGAGAATGTCATATCCATTCAGCCGGTAGGTAAAGAATTGGCCGATGACCAACGGACTAAAATCAACGAGGACATGATGTATCTGAACGATATGCTTCAGGCCAACAAAGATGAACTTGCCCGGTTGAAATCAAAAATAAAGAAAAGTGCATTTCGCTCAGCTGAACTGGAACGAACAATTTTGCGTATCACCAAAGCACTGGAAGAGGAAACTTCGAAAGTTGCGCTTCTACAGGCCGAATTGGCAAAAAAAGATTCACTAATTGTGAACCTTGATACAAAAGTTAATGAGTTGGGCAAAAATGTGGAAGATCTAACCAACGAAAATAAATCAAAAGAATCGAAAATAAAGGAGCAGGACGAAGTTATTCACACCGCATGGTATGTGTTCGGTACGCGCACAGAGCTCAAACAACAACACATTATTACGTCTGATGGATTATTCAGTCAGCAAAGAGTGCTTCAACGTGATTTCAACAAAAACTATTTTGTAAGAATTGATGCCCGCAATACAAAATCAATTCCTCTTTATTCGTCGCGTGCTAAAATTCTGACTAATCACCCGAAATCGTCCTATACACTTGAAAAGGAAAATGGAAACTTTGTGCTGCTGATTGTAGATACCGACGAATTTTGGAGTATAAGCAGATACCTGGTGGTGGAAGTGGAATAA
- a CDS encoding YjjG family noncanonical pyrimidine nucleotidase yields the protein MTYKYVFIDLDDTLWDFHANAKSSLQEMYETRKLGQFFDSFEQYFSIYAKRNAELWEEYGKGTISKAELSLERFLHPLIQVGIDNSALAVEIGEEYLKMLPTRTALVPHAKELLEYLYPKYPLTIVSNGFIEVQYKKLNSCGLERYFSHVVLSEAAKALKPDKRIFEYAMQLNNAAKAEDCIMIGDSYEADITGAINAGIDQVYFNPASDAADKKATYRIHSLSEIFNIL from the coding sequence ATGACTTATAAATATGTTTTTATAGATTTAGACGACACGCTGTGGGACTTTCATGCTAATGCAAAGTCGTCCCTACAGGAAATGTACGAAACAAGAAAGCTGGGTCAGTTTTTCGACAGCTTTGAGCAATACTTCAGTATTTATGCCAAACGTAACGCCGAACTTTGGGAAGAATACGGTAAAGGCACCATTTCTAAAGCTGAACTGTCGCTGGAACGATTTCTGCATCCGCTAATTCAGGTTGGCATTGATAATTCTGCATTGGCAGTAGAAATAGGAGAGGAGTACCTGAAGATGCTGCCTACCCGAACAGCTTTGGTACCTCACGCTAAAGAACTGTTAGAATATCTTTATCCTAAATACCCCCTTACGATTGTTTCGAACGGATTTATAGAAGTGCAATATAAGAAATTGAACAGTTGCGGACTGGAGCGGTATTTCAGCCATGTGGTGCTTTCGGAGGCAGCTAAAGCGCTAAAGCCCGATAAACGTATATTTGAGTATGCCATGCAGCTGAACAACGCCGCTAAAGCCGAGGACTGCATAATGATAGGAGATAGTTACGAAGCAGATATTACGGGAGCTATCAATGCCGGAATAGATCAGGTATATTTTAATCCCGCTTCGGATGCTGCCGACAAAAAGGCTACTTACAGGATACATAGCCTAAGCGAAATCTTCAATATTCTCTAA